From the Paenibacillus sp. R14(2021) genome, the window ACAGCGGCAACCTCGGTGTTTGGATTTTCTTGCACTTGTTTCGTGTAATCCCAAGCATGTACATGCCAATAGCTGAGCATACCAACGCGAATCATGGATGAATTCCTCCTATTAGAGATAATAGATTATTGTTCATGTCGTTCGTTTAGAGTTTTCAATGCTCTAATTATGCGACACATGTATACGGTAACACAAATAAAAGTACGGAATAATACGTATCTGTGACAATAAAACTTCAAATTTACGACAAACACATGACGTGAATTCCAAGGGTTACGAAAAATTGACGCGAACGTTAAATTACGTCATGATAAAGGTAATCCTATGAACTTCGACTTCTCGATGAAATGCAATATAATGAAGGAGAACTCGGATATGCGGACTTTTCTTAAAGCACCGATACATGTATACAGGCGCTTCATATCTCCGATCAAACCGCCGACATGCCGTTTCTACCCCAGCTGCTCCGCATACGCACTTGAGGCAATCGACAAGCATGGACCGGTTCGCGGCAGCTGGCTCGCCGTAAGAAGAATCTGCCGATGTCATCCCTTTCATCCTGGAGGAATCGATTTTGTGCCTCCGACCCGCGATGAGCTCG encodes:
- the yidD gene encoding membrane protein insertion efficiency factor YidD, coding for MRTFLKAPIHVYRRFISPIKPPTCRFYPSCSAYALEAIDKHGPVRGSWLAVRRICRCHPFHPGGIDFVPPTRDELARRADAALDSAADDSV